Within the Thunnus thynnus chromosome 23, fThuThy2.1, whole genome shotgun sequence genome, the region tcaacttttaaattacaatgttcatattacacacacaaatgactcAGCAACTCCagatctacacacacacacacacacacacacacacacacacacacacacacacacacacacacactgtatcagCAGTGACAATAAGTCACCAGGTTGCAACTTGCCAGCTAGCAAAAATATTAAGTATTGGGCTGGGTTAATTTGATAGTACTGCATTCTCCACGGTTACTCTGATTCATATCAGTAAGATCTCAAATTCCCTTAAAAACAGGTACTGTGTATTATAGGTAAGAAGGCAGGTTAACCCCCTCCACCCACTGAACAACTGTTATGCTGTACCCTGATTCACCATTGCTTCACATACGTTATACAAAATATTATCAGCTGCAATGCAAAAGATTCTAAGATAccagacaaaagacaacaagTTATTCTGTTATGAAACACTTGACGTGCTTTGACTAATTTTGTTATACACTTATAACCTAAGCATCGACTGCACAGCTGTATTACACACCTTAGATGCTAGTGCCTGCACCTGGTAGGCCCCTTCAGTAATGTCCAtgaaacatacagacagagcaTGTAACTGTGAAACATTGTGACTCTTGATTACTGCTTGTCATCTAATATGTATTTTGGTAGACACTCTGATCCAAAGCAACTTACATTTTACCTTTCACACACATCAGAAGCAATTTTCTGTTCGGTGTGTTTCTCAAGGACACCTCAGCATGGACCAGCCAGTTACCAACAGCCTTCTGATTAGTAGATGACCCGTGCTATCAACTGAGATTCAGCGGTCCCTACATCACTTTCATTACTTCTCTTCAGTCAGATGTTTCTATGTGAAAATGTGATAGGTGCATAAAAGAAGTAGTTGTAAACATACTTTCCGTAATaacaaaaaatgtcccaactcACCTGGAAGGCTCCATGCTCCAAAACAATCTAATGACAGTGTATATCATCATGTGAAACATGTCCTAAAAGAAGCTGGCATCAAGGAAATatgcaacataaaatatgaCTACTTGCACTTTTTccagcaaaaataaaacagacctGTATATTTCCTTATGATCAGTtgagaaacaaaacacattgctgattttgttatatatattatcaatattaatGACTGGGCCTGTAAACAATGTCAGCGGAAAATAAATTAACCGTTCAAAAACAGTTGGATGATTGTAGGCAAGAAAAATCTAAAGTGATCCTGTGTCAGCAGCAATACTATGATATATGAACCTGTcatcctttttttgttttaaataaatactacatgtctgtctgtcaaaaaTGCATTGGATGTTGTAAAATTATATTAAGTGCAATATATATAAACTATGTCATGTTAAAATACAGTAGAGAAAACCACTTGAACTATTCACCATCTTGTCCCTCAGAAATCAAATTCTGGATGTTGCAAATCCTACTCCAGCTGAATGAAGGTAAAACAGAAATCCTTGTATGTGAAACCCATGTCAGTTGACAGCGTTACACGTCAGGCCTCCAAAAGCTATTAATTCATTTCTTATGTAAACAGCTTTAgtgccagcagctgtttgtctCTCAGCAGGCCTTAGTAAGACCCCCACAGCACTGACAGCTCTGGGGAGAAAAATGACATGTACCCACAGACTGACAAAAAAACTCCATTTTAACCTTTATTCGGCTTGTTATTGAATGTTAAAAGATACTGGGCTTTAAAATTAGTGAAAATAATCTGCTAGTGAGGAGAGAAGGTTCCTTTGAGAATATGAGAATTTCTGAGTAATAGGTGTCAGTAAAAACTCAaatcaatatgaaaaatatcacaaaatatcacactaatttaataaattaaaaaactgGAAGTAGTATACAAATATATGCCATACTGTAATTTACATGTCAGATTTGCTGCTGTCTAATTGCTGGGTTGTGACAGATTTTGAAGATGTGAAACAAGGCCATGGGTCAAAATCCAAGGAGAGCCTTCTTGTAAATAAAAATCTGGCTGTGGTCCATTCCACAAACTATAAGAGAGCTCAACCTGAATTCTAAACATGTGAGAGTGCATTTTGGTGAGAAAAGTCTTCACTACTAACACCCGTGTTCACACAGTGACCAGACTATATGCCATCTGGATCATACTCAGTGTTTGTTTAACGTCACGCAGATGCTCTGAAGATGTTGGCTGCCACTCTTACCGTAGGTAGTCTCTCCGGCACAGGATGAGGTTGGCTTTGGTATAGAGTGTGGAGCCCACCTCGCCCAGCCTGCAGTCACAGCAGGCACACTTGAGGCAGTCCTCGTGCCAGTACTTATCGAGGGCCTTCAGCAGGTAGCGGTCCTTGATCTTCCGGTTGCAGCCGGCACAGCCTTTTGGCTTGGTGTCCGGCTGGACGGAGAGCATTTGTATACCTGGGAGGGGTACAGAGAGAAGCTTCAAGCACTCATCGAACCCTGGTGCACTGCTAACTGAGGAGGCAGCAGATGTTTTCTTAATAATGACGCCCTcacagtgaaagaaagaaacacacaaaaactctAAGACACGATGAAGCTACATGATCAAGCAAGAAATGTGACCCATTAAAAATACCAGTTAaagtttgatgatttttttttagtatagTTTAGTTAAGTTTAGTTTGGTTTAGTTGATGATAAAAGTGAAATGATGACAGATACAAGTCCACTGATATTTCGAGGATAACAGAAACTCGTTTTCAATATGCTATTTGATGATTAAGCAGCAACGGTTCTATTCGTACAGTATTCATGTGTTCAGTATTCATACTGTAAATTTCCTATATGTATACTAGGTATCATATATGTACATAATGAGCTAAGAGTATGCAGAGCTGTATCCCAATTCTCACGATTTTTAATATGTAGTGTGTTCTCACTGGAAAAGGGACAAAATTAAGTATACTCAAAAAGTCTGTTTACAGCCTAAAGACTGTCTGGTTTTTGAGTATGTTGTTCCTTTGCACACTTCACAAGGAGCTGCAAAGACATAACAAATGTGTAAGTGATGAGACAGCTTCAGGAAGTtcacacaaaggaaaaaaaataagtttaattGGCAATGGTATTCATAAGTCAGAGTTTAGCTGTGTCTTAATTCGATACTCCACACATTAGGTATATTATTCATGAAGTCCAGTGTATGGAAGTATACTAAAATTACAATTATATAATTTTTAGTACATTAAGTACACTGTTCAGTACGCAGATTAAAAATCACCAGATTTTTGAGTGTTGTTGCACAATGCAATACACAAAGGAAATGGAGCAGCTGCTCATAGCTGcacaaaattaatataaattacaAATGATGATGAGACATGTCATATATTATTTCCTGTTAGTATAAAATACTTTGATTTCTTGAATACTAAGTGATTAAACAGTATGCCATAacaattaatatacagtatacagttaGTATATAGTACAAATTGGGGACACAATCAGGTCTGTTTTAAATCCAAAGACTATATCTAACATTGAGAACACACACCAGTGTTAGCTTCAACCCAAGTctatcaaaataaaactgatcGAGGATATAACTGGTGATTTCACCAATTAGCACATTAGTCTTTATGTCTTTAGGATGTGGTATGTTACGCAAGAAACACATACTCTTGCACTCCACTTTTCATGGAAAATAGTTTGCATTATCCTGGCCTTAACTAAAATTTTTGACCTATGTTTTACAGCATGTAAGTAATTTTAAGTAAAGCTTCACAAAACAGGTGTGGCTGTAATTCCATTGTCATTTGAAGACAACAGAAATTCATAACAATATTAAGCAAAACTCTAATTTAACATccgtgtgtatatatacattgCTGGCAGCAATAGACTGTAACAAAGAAGTGCATGCAGACTGTTTAGTGGTCAGCAGGCTGAGCTCTGACCTAACAGCAGCTGACAGTAGATCACAAACTAACACCAACAGCAGAACAATTTAAGTGTTGTGAGACCAACAAGCGgcccacacagacacaaagccACAGTTTCACATTTCTTTCTGGACACTTTTTTCTTACGTTGACCTCTTCTGTGTTTAAAGGGGCGTGGCTACAGGCGAGAAGCTTTGCAGCGTCCGTATTGTTTGGCCTGAACTGACTGTGGAGAGCCTTTGTTGGCCCACTGGGGGCTAGAAGGGGGGACAATGTGGCTTCGTACCAGACTGGAATTAGTATTCTCCTACCATTCCCTGAGGAGAGGCACACCCCCACTCTCCTTTGTGCCCCATtcaccacactcacacacacacacacacacacacacacacacacacacacacacacacacacacacgcacatgcacacacacacacacaaacacacacacacacacgctccatATTTCTTAAGGTATAGTTGCAGTTTTACTCAttttgaaacagtgaaactttctgtttgccattttcttccaaacatgtcaatgagcaaATTGCATTACTGATATTTCTCACACTATACCATTTTAGTGTGGAAGCACActtaaaatgtttctgaatgttttttggtCCATTTATTACTTATCACATCACGACTGCAGATCATTGCTAAAGAGGTGCTGTagtgttttactttttcagaTGTTTGTTCCTACCTTCCTGGCAGCCAGTGGTTTCCATTAAATTCACTACAAACAACTTACAGAAACTTGTAAGTTGTTCCATCTCAGTGAAAATCATGTCAGCTGATATGTTATTATTACAGTCTGTACACAGTATACTGACCACACACTTTCTTGAACCTGATGTTCACTGGAATGGATGATCTACCTCAAGTAGGTTTCAAGTTTCTGCGAGTTGTAATACTGTCAATGAACAGAAACCAGTGGCTGCctggaaatacatttaaaaacagaacaaactaAGCCACAATGACAGTGAGGAACATTTCACCTGAGTTGTAATAAATGGgctcaaaacataaaaaagccacttcttaaatagaaaatgttgtCCCTGTACATAAAGATCAATTTTCCTCACCTGCCACACATTGTTTTATAAAAACtttgataataaataatttgcAAAGACAGTATCAAACTGGTTACAGTGTGGCGAGCAGCTCAGCTCATTTGTTCCAGTGCGTTGGGGTTGCTGATTTGTTAATTGGCTGGATTTAGAGAGCACGGCTGCTCGGCCGGCTGCTCTCCGCCGCGCCTCTTCAGCGGCACTGATCCGTCCAGCCTCCTTAACACTACAAAGTCCCCGCCACTCATTACCAAACCAAAGAAAGCAGAGCTTCGACTCCCCTTTTACTGTGCAATCCACTCAGAGGAAAAGGGGAGAAGCATGGAAGGAATTTGGCCACTTCGCTCTTCCGATTACCGGGGGAAGCGCTCAACAAAAGCTTCATTTTCCATAAAGGAAGGGAAATCACAGCTGCTCGAAGCCCCTAATGatatctgttttatttgctcGCTGGCTCGTATCCTCCCTTTCCTCATTTCCACTCTCTCATTGTGGGCTTCGAGGCTGCTGCCGCTGCGCGTCCCCGGCCACATGTATCATCATCTGAGCCCTGAGCGGATGgaggatgatggagggatggaggggagaATAGCCTGCTATTTCAGTCCCAGCTGTTCGGCAACGAGATGCTGGCATTTCACCCTATCAGTTTAattactgttgccatggcagcgGAGTGCTGGTAGAGGCCAATAACGGATTTAACGCAGAGACTCTATTTGACATGCAGCTTTCATAAGCACATAACGAAAATTGGAGCCGTTATGAACGCGGGAACATATCAGCTGCATGATCACTAACATAACATCAGAGCATATCTTAATGAAAGGTAATCAGTGGAATAACAGATAAAATGGATCAGGTTAGAGCGGCAGCAGGTCAGATCTGACTCGTCGACGCACAGAGATGCTGTAACTTGTCGACGCAGAACACACTAAATACACATGAAACGTGCGGTTCATAGAAGCCAAAACGCAAAGAATGCGCCTTACCGAaacttttctcccttttctgcATTTGTTGAGCCGCTTCAGCAGCCGAAGCACCACCATGCAACCCGGAGCCGCCTGGTCCGGAAAGCAGCTGTCTGTAGGCAGGCTGGGATCGGGCTTTGTTAGAGAGAGAACAATCCAGCACGACGATCAGAGAGGAATGAAAAGAAGGGGGAACACCGGCCAACAAAACGCAGGCGGAGGAGCTACAGCGAGCTGTTTGCTGCCGTCGGGCGTTACACGGCGTTTGAAAGCACGTTTATCGCCGACCGGAGCTGTATGTACGATGGGACGCAGGCAACGAATGACAGGACGACAAAGAGATGCTTCTCCTCCGCGGCGCAGCGACCATCTAATCCTACTGGCCACCTAATCACAGCGGCTCCTACTGCACGCTGCTTCGCTAATCAGCTCTTTGACGTGCCACTGGGCACCGCGCACACAGCGACAGTTCGCTTTCCCAGCATCACCACAGGAACATAACATGCTCCCCCGACACTGTTTTCACTCATAGTCTATATTTAGATTTAGGCTAATACTCATGTATTCATGAAATCTCAATCCGTATAGTTTTAATGATTATGAGAATTAAGTAGCAGCAAGGACTgttcaaaatgcaaaaatgtcaaaatagaaACGTCTCCAGCTTTCTCACCTTTCTTAACTAGTTAAGCAGAATCCTGAACTCCAGCAGCGGATTCCAGCTACAGATCCCCTCTGAGCAAAAAAGTTCACCAAACTGACATCGCATGTGGGACCGCACTGATCATCAGGGTGGAAATAATGAACTCCACATGGATCAGAGCCACCGGTTTGTTGGATAGCCTACTACCCAGCTACAGGTGTTCATCCGCCCGCCGTGGACCATGCAGGGAGTGTGTGGGGCTCAGGCCGGCGTCCCAATGTATCAGCGTCCGAGTGGCAAGAGACGGGAGAAGTATACCTTTATTTTGTCCAAATCCCCAGTCCCTCACCGGTGAATCATTAGACTACCAATACGCCAAGATAAGGTCATTTACTTATTACGAGCTGCTCCACTATAACAGAGAGCATGCATCGCGTGCGCGCCTCCGGAACGCCCACTTTTTCCAACGTCCCTCATTCTTGGAGCCGCGGTGGCGCGCAGACGCACGACACTCATTACATtatagagacagaaacacaggtagGTTTGTTTAGAGGTGCATACAGAGCAGCCAGTGTCAGCACTAGTTCTTATCGGCATTTCTTTAGTTTAAAGCTGCTCTCTGGTGCCCATTGTTACACAGAAAAATCAGTTTCTCTTGAGACACCTGACGGGCACCTGTCCTTCAATAATTATACCAGAGAACATTCAAACCTATAGATCTTAACGGCAGCAAAGTAAAGCCCAGACAGTGTTAAAGTGAGGTGCAGTCTCACTATTTAAACAGGAGCTCAGATGTGTACATAGAGGTGATTCCAGGACAAACACCAGCTCTCCAACATCTGACTGCATGAGGACCAATCACCCGCATCATGAGATGCAGTCAGACTGATGGTATAATGTGTTATACTTAACTGGGCTGTTCAAGTCAAGTTCATTAGGAGCCAGAATTAATGAACCTTAAAACAATTAGTCTGTGCACAAAAGCGAACGAAGACTACCAGTCAACCGTTTGTTCATAGCATGTGTATTTTTGGTTACCATGCGGTGTTTTTCCATTCAATTCAGTGACAGACTGGTGTGAAAATAAGAATATCTGAGTGCAAATAAGGAGGATGCTGTGGAAGGAGGAGACACAAGTCAATAGTTGGCATGCTGCTCCAGCCTAAAATGCAGCGATAATGAGATGGGTCATAAAATGCTCTCTGCGCCATTATGAGTGATGAGATGCATTAAAGCTGACAGGGTATTACCTGCCAGTAATTAGGTTTTGTCATGGATTGAATTATTTCAAGGCGGCCTATCTTGGCAATCATGCAATTTGCTGCAGaggtgtgtagtgtgtgtgagactgtcaCCTCTCTCCCGGTGCCCTTCCACCTTCCTTTCACTCACTGCGTTCCACCAATTATTCATCCTCCGTATAAATGGAAAATAGAGACAAGAGGCAGTAGTGTaggtggaggatggaggagacCGTCAAATGGCGCGGATCAAGTCTCTTTATCCCGACGAAAACACGCACACATGTATGCGCAAACGGACAGAGGAGAAGCTTGTTATGTTTGTACCTGAGCCAGCCCTCCGTCTCTGACtctaatgaagaaataaaatgacagcGGGGACCTGCACCAAAACCCGACACTACATCCTCAGCACCGTCGGCGGCTTCATTTAACCTCCGATGACTGGTTATCAGAGAAGAAAGCCTTTTTCCTGGGGAAGCCAATTATTTAGATGTCGTTTCCTCAGCAGGTATATGCTTGCTGTGTTTATGTCTTCTTGCGGAGCTTGCCCGAGACTTGGAGCGCAGCCGTCATTCTGCGGAAAGCGTTTTAAACTCACAAATACAACAGAGGACTGCACACGTACCTTTGAAGTACAGCCAGGGATGCCCAAAACAAATGGTGACGGTCACTGCAGCGGTGtgtcttctctgttttcttgACTTTGATTCAAAGTGTCCACGAGGCAACTTTCTCAGAACTCGTTCAACTCCAAACTGTCTAAAGAAAACTTGGCGGAAAGAGTTAGAGAACAGTTGCTTCTCCTCTCAAGTTCCTGGGATGTCGGAGCGCCCTAAACTCGGCTCCCCCCCGCGGCTCTGCGAGTCCCGGACCCCGCTCACAGGGCGTCTCTCCTTTCCCTTGTTACTTTCTCACCTTCcctcccctgtctgtctgtgtgtctctctggtTCTCTGGAAGGGAAAAGCGGCAGAGAGTCGAGCCTCCTCTCCTATTTAAGCCCCTCCACCAGGTCCCCAGTCAGCAGCACACTCCAGCTCATCCAAGAAGCTGACAAGCACCGTTAGGGAAGGCAGCGCATGTTGCTCTAATGGACCTCATTAAGCTCTACTTACAGATGTTCTCTTAACATAATTGATCTGCAGCGAGTTGAGAGGACGGCAACCTATTCCCCAGCCCCCAATTATGGCCCGGTAATTAGATCCCCAACCTCCAGTTCTCCACATTCACCCTTCTAACATTCCGAAATATCAAagtatctctttctctcaaggcgacccccccaccaccacctcaccTCCacgtctcctccctcctccccctcccaccCACAAGACACTATTGACAGTCAGATCTGCTAACCTTTGTAGTGAAGCCAGACTTAGGAGTGCACTCACTCCAATTGACAGAGCTCACTCACTCCTCTattcctcctgtctctctccttgcCTTTTTCTACCCgcagggagaaagagacagtaaaagagagacagagtgagtggcacagatggagagagaaagagagaggaagggaaaaaagtAAGTTAGCACTTTCCATAAAGGCTTGTAATGATAATATCTGTCAGGGGAGAATATTTTTTCCAGTGTCTTTTATCTTAAATAATTCCTCTGATGGCAACTttgagcagagagaggagagctgatGCTGGGAACCGGTGAGAAGTGATAGTGCAGCTTTTATAATGCCAATCAGTGCCACTCCTATCACCCATCTAATTAGTCAGCGTGCTAAAACTGGGGAGATGGTAATGTCACGCTTTTGCACTTTAAAAAGAAGGCAATTTTCACACTGATGCATAATAAACTATTTGTGATTGGGTTTAATCAAGTATTTTCTGAGCAGCAATGTTGGATAAAATGTTCTCACATCTTTATGTTGTCACGGATGATGACCCAGATTGAAATGTtgcttcatgtgtgtgtgtttccacaaCAGCACACATCAGTGTGTGAAACTGTTGTGCTTGTATGCGGCCTGCAGCTCCTGACTGAGATCATGATGGTGACAGTATCGGTATATGCATTGTTTCTGTTAGTAAGCACAGATGTATAGTTTGCTGTTTAAGATACTTTCCTCTGTTTGAGGTCAAGTTTAAAGGTCACAAAAGTCTTGTaatattctatatattttttattgtcaacaattcTCATGTTCAGACACGAACTAACTATGAACTCATCCTTAcaagtacagtgtgtgtatcacatctgatatatcttattcctctgtgccatagtgctccatttttgtccaaaaactactaaaaacacTCACGGGTGACATGTTCTCAttaccatcaacacacacactgcaatcTACCTACgggcaatttagagtcaccaATTACCCtaatctgcatgtttttggtctgtgggaggaagccaGAGAGAACCCACGCAGGCATGGGGGTAACATACAAACTCCACATAGAAGGGCCCCAGCCGGCCAACGGGTTTGAACCCAGAAccctcttgctgtgaggcaacacaCTGCACCGCCGTGCCTCGCATGGAGGTTCCATGTGAATCTTAATTTGCTCGTAGGtttgaatgtgagtgtgaatggttgtctgtctgtatactgtatgtcatccctgtgattgactggcaacctgtccagggtgtacccTGCCTCTTgcccaatgtcagctgagattggcGCCAGCTCCCCCACgaccctctagaggataagcAGTATAGaaaatggatagatggatggatggacacatactgtagtttacACTGTCCTGCTGGTAGAAATACTCACTTGAGCAGTGGTTGCCAACGTTTTTGGCCcgtgaccccttaaaataaagcaaagtctacCTGGGACCCCTCCTCACACGTTGATTCATCGgttaatcattttgtccataaaatgtcagaaaatagtgcaAAATATCCATTAAAATTCCCCACAGTCCAAggttacatcttcaaatgtctaattttgtcagaccaacagtccaaaaccccaaaaatcaaataaacattttgtttgacacagcaataaatcatcacattagagaagctgaaactagcttattttttatattcttgcttgaaaaaagactaaaatgattattcagttactaaaatagttgctgattaatcttTTGTCGATAgtataatcgattaatcaaccaactttgcagctgtagaaagaggacttattttgttttatttgaacaaCTTTTAATGGCTTGAAGAGGTAAAATGCAGTAATCCagaagaaataaagcaaaaattagaAGAAAGCTCgaacaaaaaaatatcacaattttttgtgtacaaaatgtgtttttttttctgcatcctATCTTGTCCTTTAATCTCGCAACCTCTTTGGTTAATCCAGTGACCCCTTGTGAGGGTcccgacccccaggttgggaaatacaatagtccctaacaaatgcactatttcctactgtttcagtaacatttgctaaaaactacattgtccagctgttttagtaaattactgaaaaaacaaTGGTCCAAAACTGGACCTTGTGGATAGACGTCGTTCCAGTATAAACACAAGGAAACAGAAGAATTAATTAAGAATTACAGAGTTACAGTTAAGTTTAGAGTCATATTAAGAGCCCACAGACAACTACATGTTGTTTCACCCATTTAATGCAGTTCCTCTTTATTCGTCActacttcctcttcttctttcacaAGTAAAACACTACAGGCTGACAATGCCAGTGCAAAGCAACACTGTGCAGTGCCAGCTGCAACCATTTCTTAGACATGTTCTCACACTGCATTCAGAGCATAATATGAGacagtgtaaaaatattcacagtggTGTGTAAATGGTAGGCTAgatggttttgtttgtctttcttcatctaaaccatcgacctgtctcttagaccccatctcaactaggctgcttaaggaagtcttacccttaattagcacttctttattagatatgatcaatctgtctttagtaacaggctatataccacagtcctttaaagtagctgtaattaaacctcttcttaaaaagcctattCTTGATTCAGGCATCTTAGcaaactatagacctatatctaaccttccatttatttctaagatccttgagaaagcagtcgcCAATCAGTTATGTGattttctacataacaatagtttatttgaggattttcagtcaggatttagaacGCATCATAGtgcagagacagcactggtgaaagttacaaatgacctcctagCTGCATCAGACAGGGGACTTCTCTCTGtgcttgtcttgttagatcttagcgCCGCATTCCacacaattgatcatcaaatcctattacagagactggaaaaTTTAATTGGCATCAAAGGAACTGCATtcagctggtttaagtcctatttatcagatcgatttcagtttgtacatgttaacaatgaatcctccatgaaggcaaaagttagacacagagttccacaaggttctgtacttggaccaatactattcaccttgtatatgctttcTTTAGATAATATTATTCGGAAGTACTCCATcaattttcattgctatgcagatgatgcccaaatatatttatctatGAAGCCAGATGAGACCAATCCGTTAACTAAGCATgacttaaggacataaagacctggatgacctgcaattttctgctactaaactcagacacaACCAAAGTCATTATCTAACGATATAggtactctagatggcattaccctggcctccagcaccactgtaaggaatctgggagttatctttgatcaagatatgtcctttaactctcacataaaacacatttcaaggactgccttttttcacttacataatattgcaaaaatcaggcacatcctgtctcaacaagatgcagaaaaaatagtccatgcatttgtcacttccaggctggattattgcaattcattATTATGAGGCTGTCCTAaaaagtctctaaagactctccagctggtccagaatgcagctgcttatgtactgacaaaaactagaaaaagagatcatatttctcccattttagatttgctgcattggcttcctgtaaaatctagaatagaatttaaaatccttctcctcacctacaaagctcttaatggtcagtcaccatcatatcttaaagagctcatagtaccctattatcccactagaacactgcactcccagaatgcaggcttacttgtggttcctacagtctccaaaagtaggaggcagagccttcagctatcaggctccttttcctgtggaaccatcttccagattcggtctgGGGGCAcacaccctctctacatttaagagtaggcttaaaactttcctttttgataaagcttataggtAGGGCCGACCAAgctcgccttggaccagcccttagttatgctgctataggcctaaaCTGTCAGGGGACTTCTcttgatgcactgagctcctctctcctcctctccatctgtatatTATTCATTACtacatgttactaacttgacttcttccccggagttctttgtgctttctcatccacAGGAAACACTAAGGACCAAGCTCTGGCC harbors:
- the lmo3 gene encoding LIM domain only protein 3 isoform X2, which translates into the protein MQKREKSFGIQMLSVQPDTKPKGCAGCNRKIKDRYLLKALDKYWHEDCLKCACCDCRLGEVGSTLYTKANLILCRRDYLRLFGVTGNCAACSKLIPAFEMVMRAKENVYHLDCFACQLCNQRFCVGDKFFLKNNMILCQTDYEEGLMKEGYVPQVR